The following are encoded in a window of Gossypium arboreum mitochondrion, complete genome genomic DNA:
- the nad4L gene encoding NADH dehydrogenase subunit 4L has translation TDLIKYFTFSMIISILGIRGILLNRRNIPIMSMPIESMLLAVNSNFLVFSVSLDDMMGQSFASLVPTVAAAESAIGLAIFVITFRVRGTIAVEFINSIQG, from the coding sequence ACGGATCTTATCAAATATTTCACATTTTCGATGATCATTTCTATTTTAGGTATTCGGGGAATCCTCCTTAATAGACGAAATATTCCTATTATGTCAATGCCAATTGAATCAATGTTATTAGCTGTTAATTCGAACTTTTTGGTATTTTCTGTTTCTTTGGATGATATGATGGGTCAATCATTTGCTTCATTGGTTCCAACGGTGGCAGCTGCGGAATCCGCTATTGGGTTAGCCATTTTCGTTATTACTTTCCGAGTCCGAGGGACTATTGCTGTAGAATTTATTAATAGCATTCAAGGTTAA